A section of the Xylanibacillus composti genome encodes:
- a CDS encoding HD family phosphohydrolase: MDTFVISFTPILIGLQALLFLLLLWLGWRYYDRRYKSGKQPQNGLYDGTLERTSEVFIDPKDGLRYRVYFNRHTGEREYIRED; the protein is encoded by the coding sequence GTGGATACCTTCGTCATCTCTTTTACACCAATCTTGATCGGCTTGCAGGCGCTTTTGTTTTTGCTGCTGTTGTGGCTGGGATGGCGTTACTATGACAGACGCTACAAGAGCGGCAAACAGCCGCAAAACGGCCTGTATGACGGAACATTGGAACGGACTTCTGAGGTTTTCATCGACCCGAAGGACGGCCTTCGCTATCGCGTCTATTTCAATCGGCACACCGGGGAAAGGGAATATATTCGAGAGGACTAA
- a CDS encoding YbjQ family protein: MLISTTEKLAGYEVTEVLGTAFGVVVRARGLGGDIMASLKGLVGGEVKQYTQMIEDARRQAMDRLVQNAHAMGADAIVMMRFDSGDIGSNMSEIVAYGTAVKTARTP, encoded by the coding sequence ATGTTGATTAGCACAACAGAGAAATTGGCAGGATATGAAGTGACAGAAGTACTGGGAACCGCCTTCGGCGTAGTCGTTCGCGCTCGCGGGCTGGGCGGCGATATTATGGCCAGCTTGAAAGGTCTCGTAGGCGGCGAGGTCAAGCAATATACCCAAATGATCGAGGATGCCCGGCGCCAGGCGATGGATCGCCTTGTGCAAAACGCACATGCAATGGGAGCGGATGCCATCGTCATGATGCGTTTCGACAGCGGGGATATCGGCAGTAACATGAGCGAAATCGTGGCATACGGCACAGCTGTCAAAACGGCTCGCACTCCCTGA
- the sigI gene encoding RNA polymerase sigma factor SigI has product MLFKKFLGLRSPQTDVEDTSIEDTIARIQEGDVRLLNQVITDYQPYIAKAASRFCKRFVEPSRDEEFAVAMHAFHEAIQQFSPKEGRSFLGFAETVIRRRLIDHIRRERRHNGHASYSSFELEDEDGLPVNTADVHHAIDAYEKEKIAEERRTEIAEFSRELAAFDISFEELVRVSPKHADSREMMFRIARKIAGDPNMLGTIFSKKTMPIKELLEQVDVSRKTIERNRKYLIALTLVYSGHYPYLSDYLRLDSEEATAKEEKEG; this is encoded by the coding sequence GTGTTATTCAAAAAGTTTCTTGGGCTGCGTTCCCCTCAAACTGACGTAGAGGATACTAGCATTGAAGATACAATCGCACGCATACAAGAAGGAGATGTCCGGCTTCTAAACCAAGTCATTACCGATTATCAACCGTATATCGCCAAGGCGGCAAGCAGATTTTGCAAGCGGTTTGTAGAGCCGTCGCGGGATGAGGAATTTGCGGTAGCCATGCATGCCTTCCACGAGGCGATTCAACAGTTCTCGCCCAAGGAGGGAAGGTCGTTTCTAGGCTTCGCGGAAACAGTTATACGCCGCAGGCTGATCGATCATATACGCCGCGAGCGTCGTCATAATGGGCACGCATCGTACAGTTCCTTCGAATTGGAGGATGAAGACGGTCTCCCGGTCAATACGGCTGATGTGCATCATGCGATTGATGCGTATGAAAAGGAGAAGATCGCGGAAGAGCGGAGAACGGAAATTGCGGAGTTCAGCCGTGAGCTGGCCGCGTTCGACATTAGCTTCGAGGAATTGGTGCGCGTATCGCCCAAGCATGCCGACTCCCGCGAGATGATGTTTCGCATCGCCCGGAAGATAGCCGGCGACCCGAATATGCTTGGGACCATCTTCAGCAAAAAAACGATGCCGATAAAAGAGCTGCTTGAACAGGTTGACGTGTCACGGAAAACGATAGAACGGAATCGAAAATATTTAATTGCACTAACGCTCGTTTATTCGGGACATTATCCATATTTGTCAGATTATTTGCGTTTGGATTCGGAAGAGGCCACAGCCAAGGAGGAGAAGGAGGGGTGA
- a CDS encoding anti-sigma-I factor RsgI family protein, whose protein sequence is MSGQKGVIMQLRKKKAIILTAEGEFKQCSAEPHWMVGDEVHIPVRPTLPKTMYFSMAAAAVVLIVLVASFFPFSGGSYDHRIVAYVTLDINPSIELGIDGKDIVRSAEGLNPEGEQIIDRLALVGKGLGETAAAIIKSADEAGVLERHILNNSGEIVVTTTVLAQADAWNESAAREKVKQSIQEELQHLHQEQAAKISIDDMTAPLSVREEARREGISTGKMAVKLLAEHKGMEVSYEDLQRQPIGVVLKAAGGVSGLLEQEEDGKTAEQLLNDLVDKHREKIAKQASHEARSNESEPDADNRDRDKNPPGRGKAIGHSEDKASGKPADPDKEDGLPPANDPSDAGESKKQGPGASNGRNNNNSHVEPADHRSKKHRDEKADAEPNGPGNASKEEREDHPGRGNGKEKNENSERGNGNSQGVKPEQVRGGTSANEKGRQADESGPNKDREKEGENQDDLQKDKGNERDKNEDKPGNGKSNGNGKSNGIGKGEKEGKEEKGNGGQRHGKGSASRSEEKEGRQSREDRPDKSDKRDHNGQDKHADSDAKGKGNDKIKPQHAD, encoded by the coding sequence GTGAGCGGGCAAAAAGGCGTCATTATGCAGCTTAGAAAAAAGAAAGCGATCATCCTGACAGCGGAAGGCGAATTCAAGCAATGTTCGGCCGAGCCGCATTGGATGGTCGGCGATGAAGTACATATCCCGGTACGCCCGACCCTCCCCAAAACGATGTATTTCAGTATGGCAGCTGCGGCTGTCGTTCTGATTGTGCTCGTTGCTTCTTTCTTCCCCTTTAGCGGCGGATCGTATGATCACCGGATTGTCGCATACGTTACGCTGGACATTAACCCCAGCATTGAATTGGGCATTGATGGCAAAGATATCGTACGCAGTGCCGAAGGATTGAACCCGGAAGGAGAACAGATTATTGATAGGCTTGCTCTTGTCGGGAAAGGCTTGGGAGAAACAGCTGCCGCGATTATAAAATCGGCTGATGAAGCCGGGGTGCTGGAGCGGCACATTCTTAACAACAGTGGTGAAATTGTCGTAACGACGACAGTCCTCGCCCAGGCGGATGCATGGAACGAGAGCGCGGCGCGGGAGAAAGTCAAGCAATCGATCCAGGAAGAATTGCAGCATCTGCATCAGGAGCAGGCAGCCAAAATCAGCATAGACGATATGACGGCCCCCCTGTCCGTTCGCGAGGAAGCGCGTCGGGAAGGCATCTCAACGGGGAAGATGGCCGTCAAACTGTTGGCCGAACATAAGGGCATGGAGGTTTCATATGAGGATTTGCAGCGGCAGCCAATCGGTGTAGTCCTGAAAGCCGCGGGCGGTGTATCCGGACTGCTGGAGCAAGAGGAGGACGGGAAAACCGCGGAACAGCTGCTCAATGATTTGGTTGACAAGCATAGAGAGAAGATAGCGAAGCAAGCAAGCCATGAAGCGCGTTCGAATGAATCGGAGCCGGATGCAGACAATCGCGATAGAGACAAGAATCCCCCAGGCCGCGGTAAAGCAATCGGCCATAGCGAGGATAAGGCGAGTGGGAAGCCAGCTGATCCGGATAAGGAGGACGGCCTTCCCCCGGCAAACGATCCTTCGGATGCAGGCGAAAGCAAGAAGCAGGGGCCCGGTGCGTCCAACGGCCGGAACAACAACAACTCCCATGTTGAACCGGCCGATCATCGCTCCAAGAAGCACAGGGACGAAAAGGCAGATGCAGAACCGAACGGACCGGGGAATGCGAGCAAGGAAGAACGGGAAGATCATCCGGGACGCGGTAATGGGAAGGAGAAGAACGAGAACTCGGAACGCGGAAATGGGAATAGCCAAGGCGTCAAGCCCGAACAGGTTCGCGGCGGCACAAGCGCGAACGAGAAGGGCCGGCAGGCAGATGAGAGCGGGCCGAACAAAGATAGAGAGAAGGAGGGGGAAAATCAGGACGATTTGCAAAAGGACAAAGGAAATGAGCGCGACAAGAATGAGGATAAGCCCGGCAATGGCAAAAGCAACGGCAACGGCAAAAGCAACGGCATAGGAAAAGGCGAGAAGGAAGGAAAGGAAGAGAAGGGAAATGGCGGCCAACGTCATGGGAAGGGCAGCGCTTCCCGCAGCGAAGAGAAGGAAGGCCGCCAATCGCGGGAGGATCGCCCTGACAAGTCTGACAAGAGGGATCACAATGGCCAAGACAAGCATGCCGATTCAGATGCCAAAGGCAAGGGCAATGACAAAATCAAACCCCAACACGCGGACTGA
- a CDS encoding STAS domain-containing protein has product MSASLDELKHLLDNQDEILDSWMGRLEEERNEWLEHMSVVQLRQKSQVFLQEISELILTGNTHYKVEDRPVLEAQLKEFTTEAAHFGMRASAFYPYVSSLKYILIHKLITQLSSTPQLLPDAFSAMYRVLTTPYEYFISSYISKRENIIYSQARAIAELSTPVIQIWNDVVAMPLIGEIDTSRAKEIMENLLNAILDTKATYVLLDITGVPIVDTGVAESLIKTVEAARLLGAHCVLTGIRPEVAQTLVMLGVDLGSIETKADFRNGLAYILEMMETSSARSFASKMGHSS; this is encoded by the coding sequence ATGTCAGCAAGCTTGGACGAACTGAAGCATCTGTTGGACAACCAGGACGAGATTTTGGACTCGTGGATGGGCAGACTCGAAGAAGAACGGAACGAATGGTTGGAGCATATGAGTGTTGTCCAACTGCGTCAGAAAAGTCAAGTATTCCTGCAGGAGATTAGTGAGCTGATCTTGACAGGCAATACACATTACAAGGTCGAGGATCGGCCTGTTCTGGAAGCGCAGCTGAAAGAGTTTACGACGGAAGCCGCACATTTCGGCATGAGAGCAAGCGCATTTTATCCGTATGTGTCTAGCTTGAAATATATTCTGATCCATAAGCTGATTACGCAGCTGAGCAGCACGCCGCAATTGCTTCCCGATGCGTTCAGCGCTATGTACCGCGTATTGACGACGCCTTACGAGTATTTCATAAGCAGCTATATCTCCAAACGCGAGAACATTATCTACTCCCAGGCCAGAGCGATTGCCGAGCTGTCCACACCGGTTATCCAAATTTGGAACGACGTTGTGGCCATGCCGCTTATTGGTGAGATTGACACGTCGCGCGCGAAGGAAATCATGGAGAATTTGCTGAATGCCATCCTGGACACGAAAGCGACATATGTACTGCTGGACATTACCGGTGTTCCGATTGTTGATACAGGCGTTGCGGAAAGCCTCATTAAAACTGTGGAGGCTGCGCGCCTGCTTGGGGCTCACTGCGTATTGACGGGCATACGGCCAGAGGTCGCGCAGACATTGGTCATGCTTGGCGTTGACTTGGGCAGCATCGAAACAAAGGCAGACTTCCGCAATGGTTTGGCCTACATATTGGAGATGATGGAAACCTCTTCGGCACGCTCATTTGCCTCGAAGATGGGCCACTCATCATGA
- a CDS encoding STAS domain-containing protein: MQNQVPILQLGDMLIVTIKPDLTDDEAVRLKDDILQQIKKNNIYGVILDISVVDLIDSYMGRILSEISEMSRLMGAKTVITGMSPYVAISMVEFGLNFRSIQTALTVEKGMEWLSISRTMGVSHG, from the coding sequence ATGCAAAATCAGGTGCCAATCCTGCAGCTGGGAGATATGCTCATTGTTACCATAAAGCCTGATCTCACCGACGATGAGGCAGTCAGGTTAAAGGATGATATCCTGCAACAGATCAAGAAGAACAATATATATGGGGTTATACTGGATATCTCGGTTGTTGATTTGATTGACAGTTATATGGGAAGGATTCTGAGCGAAATATCGGAGATGTCCCGTTTAATGGGAGCGAAAACGGTTATAACCGGCATGAGTCCGTACGTGGCTATATCCATGGTCGAATTTGGCCTCAATTTCCGCAGCATTCAGACCGCCTTGACTGTTGAGAAAGGAATGGAATGGTTAAGCATTTCCAGAACGATGGGAGTTAGCCATGGTTGA
- a CDS encoding anti-sigma regulatory factor — protein sequence MVEKIQILQEQDAIVARQRGRDLAKQLGFSLVDQTRIAISISELARNMLIYAGAGEIEIRQIEANDDLTGIEIRAEDKGPGITDLEMAMTDGYTSSGGLGMGLPGTKRLMDDFEIRSEVGKGTSVTIRKWLST from the coding sequence ATGGTTGAGAAAATTCAGATACTCCAGGAACAAGACGCCATAGTCGCCCGACAAAGGGGGCGCGACTTGGCCAAACAACTGGGTTTCTCATTAGTAGATCAAACCCGGATCGCCATCAGTATATCTGAATTGGCTCGCAATATGCTCATATACGCTGGCGCGGGAGAGATTGAAATACGCCAAATCGAAGCGAACGACGATTTGACCGGAATCGAAATCAGGGCCGAAGACAAGGGCCCGGGCATTACCGATTTGGAAATGGCCATGACAGATGGCTATACTTCGTCCGGCGGCCTCGGCATGGGGCTGCCTGGAACGAAGCGCTTAATGGATGACTTTGAAATCCGCAGCGAGGTCGGCAAAGGGACCTCCGTCACGATTCGCAAATGGCTCTCCACCTAA
- a CDS encoding SpoIIE family protein phosphatase — translation MKHPFLHQGGDGYVIHEHSGHQLSIAVFDGLGHGERAVCAAEAFRDICMNAPSYEPHRLLAFAHPHMRRTAGAACMVVNLDRKKRTASYAGIGNISMFFGNQDQMKWRTGNSGILGYRQIHIREMSFPWEDGDVLILHTDGLRKEGMKHLLHHNRSPSELAKVICEHQYSGQDDALVLVCSVHAQRAVKVEEETIRA, via the coding sequence TTGAAGCATCCGTTCCTGCATCAAGGAGGGGACGGTTATGTCATACACGAACATTCTGGCCATCAGCTGTCCATTGCCGTCTTTGACGGTCTGGGGCATGGCGAACGGGCAGTTTGTGCCGCAGAAGCCTTTCGAGACATATGCATGAACGCTCCTAGTTACGAACCCCATAGGCTGCTCGCATTCGCCCACCCCCATATGCGCAGAACAGCCGGGGCTGCTTGCATGGTGGTGAATTTGGATAGAAAAAAGCGTACAGCCAGTTATGCGGGAATCGGAAATATTTCCATGTTCTTCGGCAATCAGGATCAGATGAAATGGAGAACAGGAAATTCCGGCATATTGGGATACAGACAAATTCACATTCGGGAAATGAGCTTTCCCTGGGAGGACGGGGATGTGCTCATATTGCATACAGACGGACTGCGCAAAGAGGGGATGAAGCATTTGCTGCATCATAATCGCTCGCCTTCCGAACTTGCGAAGGTCATCTGTGAGCATCAGTATTCCGGTCAGGATGATGCGCTGGTGCTAGTCTGCTCCGTGCATGCGCAGCGGGCAGTAAAGGTTGAGGAGGAGACGATCCGTGCATGA
- a CDS encoding ATP-binding protein — protein MHDIQREYLMQLSAYMQNENESYLDSAAQLGKQLQGMKPEEMLSLHVECMKIIIANSDPAEAVHLYPVSFVFLMEAMVSYRMAPVDNNEQQKMFEEMRRLIFKSQHSVQSVKNKYENIMQHMDSGIAIFDRNGYLSFVNIEMSKLLKIPRRLLVGCNLKSLLLHPGLKRSTRKMILDVYKHMWHNRLPFHEIMSPEGAHLLVSATYGEELNGDMLISVKDVTEFKRIEQTAYQNDKLAMLGKISAAIAHEIRNPLTSIRGFIQLLHKDLVKLNKQQYGDIILSEIDRANNIIHEFLNSSKPTSPVKQDVTVNSLLREIVLLSESEAMLKGCILENVPSRHDLHLWVDVKQIKQVLLNIVKNALDAISYNIGKPGKIKIQSRASDQAAIISIKDNGPGMDQKTLAKLFEPFFTTKESGTGLGLSVCYRIIRNHGGAIHVTSSLGEGTEFIIKLPMKESAPIQEKHRKVFVQ, from the coding sequence GTGCATGACATTCAACGGGAATATCTCATGCAGCTGTCGGCGTATATGCAAAATGAAAATGAATCATACCTGGACAGCGCTGCCCAGTTAGGAAAGCAGCTGCAGGGAATGAAGCCGGAAGAGATGCTCTCTCTTCATGTGGAATGCATGAAAATCATTATTGCCAACTCGGACCCGGCTGAAGCTGTCCACTTGTATCCGGTATCTTTTGTATTTCTGATGGAAGCCATGGTCAGTTACCGCATGGCTCCGGTAGACAACAATGAGCAGCAAAAAATGTTCGAGGAAATGCGCCGACTGATCTTCAAGTCCCAGCATTCGGTCCAAAGCGTGAAGAACAAGTATGAGAATATCATGCAGCACATGGACAGCGGGATTGCCATTTTCGATCGGAACGGCTATCTCTCCTTTGTCAATATCGAAATGAGCAAGCTGCTTAAGATTCCCCGCCGATTGCTCGTCGGATGCAACCTGAAATCCCTGCTGCTGCATCCCGGACTGAAGCGCAGCACAAGGAAGATGATCCTGGACGTTTACAAGCACATGTGGCATAATCGTCTGCCATTTCATGAGATTATGTCACCAGAGGGCGCTCACCTGCTCGTCTCTGCCACATATGGCGAAGAACTAAACGGGGACATGCTGATCAGTGTCAAGGATGTAACCGAATTCAAGCGCATCGAGCAGACGGCATATCAGAATGACAAGCTGGCTATGTTGGGCAAGATCTCCGCTGCGATTGCGCATGAGATCCGCAATCCGCTTACTTCGATTCGCGGCTTCATCCAGCTGCTGCACAAAGATTTGGTCAAGCTGAATAAACAGCAGTACGGAGACATCATCTTATCGGAAATTGACAGAGCGAATAATATCATACATGAATTCCTCAATTCTTCCAAGCCGACGTCGCCAGTTAAACAAGACGTTACCGTCAACTCGCTGCTTCGGGAGATTGTGCTGCTCTCTGAGAGCGAAGCCATGCTGAAGGGCTGTATCTTGGAAAATGTACCCAGCCGACACGATCTTCACCTCTGGGTTGATGTCAAGCAAATCAAACAGGTGCTGCTGAATATTGTGAAGAATGCGCTTGACGCCATTTCATACAATATTGGCAAGCCCGGCAAAATTAAAATCCAATCCAGAGCAAGCGACCAGGCGGCGATCATCAGTATTAAAGACAACGGGCCAGGCATGGATCAGAAGACCCTGGCCAAGCTGTTTGAACCTTTCTTCACGACGAAAGAAAGCGGGACAGGGCTAGGGCTGTCCGTTTGTTACCGGATTATCCGCAATCACGGCGGCGCGATTCACGTCACAAGCAGCTTGGGAGAGGGAACGGAATTTATCATCAAGCTCCCCATGAAAGAATCGGCGCCGATACAGGAAAAACATCGTAAAGTTTTCGTACAATAA
- a CDS encoding MFS transporter, with amino-acid sequence MELEQLWEKPKRKPSAYRRSLRTATIEGFPALLIQNLIGGPFLTAYLLYLGAGPAQVGIVMAIPPLANVIQVLVALYMDRFANRRFFLALSGGLHRLLWVLTGLIPLWLPAGLAVPAYILIYLFSFASAAVSSVIWGSLVGDMVPARVRGRYFGIRNMLLYGAGSAALLIGGQILKHYPGGTGFAVLYAISTVCVVWNVIMLYRYPDLPLEPSTEAKRFKRMTKPLQDKPFIGAVLFMTGFALVQNLVVPLFSYLMLDVLSVNVDLVSIITTIHVVAIMFGNLFWGNMNRKFSARLLLYWTFPVYAAACLIWLLIPVLPVVAVMLVSHILLGVALAGTMLLQFNFVIGDTPKSERPMYIAVLSAITGLAGFIGPIIGGVLFRIVKPLPDWIEAYGVVVTAGAVMLLLAAAGRPLFRK; translated from the coding sequence ATGGAGCTCGAACAGCTATGGGAAAAGCCCAAACGCAAGCCGTCCGCCTATCGGCGAAGCTTGCGAACAGCGACGATTGAAGGTTTTCCCGCATTATTGATTCAAAATTTGATTGGCGGTCCTTTTCTGACCGCCTACTTGCTGTATTTAGGTGCGGGACCTGCACAGGTCGGCATCGTGATGGCCATACCGCCTTTGGCGAACGTGATTCAGGTACTTGTCGCACTCTATATGGATCGCTTCGCCAACAGGCGTTTTTTCTTGGCGCTGTCGGGCGGACTTCATCGCTTGCTTTGGGTGTTGACCGGATTGATTCCCCTTTGGCTGCCTGCCGGGCTGGCAGTGCCGGCTTATATTCTTATTTATTTATTTTCCTTTGCCAGCGCGGCCGTATCCAGTGTCATCTGGGGGTCCTTGGTTGGAGATATGGTCCCTGCCAGGGTGCGGGGGCGATATTTCGGCATTCGGAATATGCTGCTGTATGGTGCTGGCAGTGCGGCGCTGCTTATCGGCGGACAAATATTGAAACATTATCCCGGAGGGACCGGCTTCGCCGTACTCTATGCGATCAGTACTGTTTGTGTGGTTTGGAATGTGATTATGCTGTACCGGTACCCGGACTTGCCGCTTGAGCCGTCCACAGAAGCCAAACGCTTCAAGCGCATGACAAAGCCATTGCAGGACAAGCCGTTTATTGGAGCGGTACTGTTCATGACTGGCTTTGCTTTGGTGCAAAATTTGGTCGTGCCATTATTCTCCTATCTCATGCTGGATGTATTGAGCGTCAATGTGGATTTGGTTTCTATCATTACTACCATCCATGTGGTTGCCATCATGTTCGGCAATCTGTTCTGGGGCAATATGAACCGGAAATTTTCGGCACGCTTGCTGCTCTACTGGACGTTCCCCGTTTATGCGGCTGCGTGCCTGATTTGGCTGTTGATTCCGGTGCTGCCAGTTGTTGCAGTCATGCTTGTCTCCCATATTTTGCTGGGCGTTGCTTTGGCGGGGACCATGCTGCTTCAATTTAACTTTGTCATAGGCGATACTCCCAAATCGGAACGTCCGATGTATATTGCAGTATTGTCGGCGATTACAGGATTGGCAGGGTTCATTGGTCCGATTATCGGCGGAGTGCTGTTCCGGATAGTCAAGCCGCTCCCGGATTGGATAGAAGCCTACGGTGTAGTGGTGACAGCGGGGGCTGTCATGCTGCTGCTTGCTGCCGCCGGCCGACCGCTTTTCCGCAAGTGA
- a CDS encoding sulfite oxidase-like oxidoreductase encodes MTDQPSERDRANRVPPGQTLTESFPVLHYGDIPYYNDMSKWDLRIFGLVEQEVVIAYKEFMALPRREFHNDIHCVTTWSRLDNVWEGVAVSEIMKKVALRNGATHVMLHAEHGWTTNLPLSDFLRDTTLLAVKHNGEILSPEHGYPVRAVVPHLYFWKSAKWLRGIEFMAKDKPGFWEMNGYHMYGDPWKEERYDFD; translated from the coding sequence ATGACGGATCAACCAAGCGAACGGGACCGTGCGAATCGTGTCCCGCCGGGTCAAACGTTGACAGAAAGCTTTCCAGTACTGCATTACGGGGACATCCCGTACTACAACGATATGAGCAAGTGGGACTTGCGTATTTTCGGGCTGGTGGAACAAGAGGTCGTCATCGCTTACAAGGAATTTATGGCTCTTCCCAGACGGGAATTTCACAATGACATTCATTGCGTAACGACCTGGTCCAGGCTGGACAACGTGTGGGAGGGTGTCGCGGTCTCGGAAATCATGAAGAAAGTCGCGCTGCGGAACGGGGCGACGCACGTGATGCTGCACGCGGAGCACGGCTGGACGACCAACTTGCCGCTGTCCGATTTTCTGCGGGATACCACTCTGCTGGCCGTCAAGCATAATGGCGAGATATTGAGCCCCGAGCACGGCTATCCCGTGCGGGCTGTCGTGCCGCATTTGTATTTTTGGAAAAGCGCCAAGTGGCTGCGGGGAATTGAGTTTATGGCCAAGGACAAACCGGGCTTCTGGGAAATGAACGGTTATCATATGTATGGTGATCCGTGGAAGGAAGAGCGGTATGATTTTGATTAA
- a CDS encoding ABC transporter ATP-binding protein translates to MNHIWKTYFRIVKPYRWQIAATVAIGILKFGIPFLLPFMIKYVVDDLLLNDAMSSEDKLQQLGMLMAGALLLFVVVRGPVEFGRQYFAQWTSSRILFDMRNRLYDHVQKLSISYFQNRKAGEITSRFMNDVEQTRNLVEIGLMNVWLDMFTLTLALGLMFYLNPTLTLAAIAIFPLYGLAVKFLYKRLKQLTKDRSQALAEIQGYLHERMQGIPVIRSFTLEAHERGRFQNRNSHFLRKAMTHTRWNALTFSIINTLTDIAPLIVIGYGGYQTVQGDLSVGAFTAFFVILDRLYNPLRRLVNSSTALTQATASLERVVEFMNEPYDITDQPSAKPLQVRGGEIRFHDVSFRYHDNGDWALEHVDLTIPAGRTTAIVGMSGGGKSSLVGLIPRFFDIQKGKIAFDGQDIRTVTQQSLRQQIGMVLQDNILFSGSVKENILLGRPEATDEEVIAAAQAANAHHFIEQLPHGYDTEIGERGVKLSGGQKQRIAIARVFLKNPAVLILDEATSALDLESESLIQHALAELAQDRTTLIVAHRLSTITHADQIVVMEHGRIVEKGRHEQLMRSNGAYAKLYNIQKLEQHKPLPTT, encoded by the coding sequence ATGAATCACATATGGAAAACCTACTTTCGCATCGTCAAGCCTTACCGTTGGCAAATTGCCGCAACGGTAGCGATAGGCATTCTCAAGTTCGGCATCCCTTTTTTATTGCCTTTTATGATTAAATACGTGGTGGATGACCTGCTGCTCAATGACGCCATGTCCTCGGAGGATAAGCTTCAACAGCTCGGCATGCTCATGGCCGGCGCGCTCCTGCTGTTCGTTGTCGTGCGGGGTCCTGTCGAATTCGGACGCCAGTATTTCGCGCAGTGGACATCGAGCCGCATTCTGTTTGACATGCGCAACCGGTTGTACGACCATGTCCAGAAGCTGTCCATTTCATATTTCCAAAATCGCAAAGCCGGTGAAATCACTTCACGCTTCATGAACGACGTGGAGCAGACACGCAATCTCGTAGAAATTGGTCTAATGAATGTATGGCTCGATATGTTCACCTTAACGCTGGCCCTCGGCCTTATGTTCTACTTGAATCCGACACTGACCTTGGCGGCCATTGCCATCTTTCCGCTTTACGGCCTGGCCGTAAAATTTTTGTACAAGCGCTTAAAGCAATTGACCAAGGACCGCTCGCAAGCGCTGGCCGAGATCCAAGGGTATTTGCATGAACGTATGCAGGGAATTCCGGTTATCCGCAGCTTTACGCTGGAAGCCCATGAACGCGGTCGGTTTCAAAACCGCAACAGCCATTTTTTGCGCAAGGCGATGACCCATACCCGCTGGAATGCCCTGACCTTCTCCATCATCAATACACTGACCGATATCGCGCCGTTGATTGTCATCGGGTATGGCGGTTACCAGACCGTCCAAGGGGACCTGTCAGTCGGGGCCTTCACAGCATTCTTCGTAATCCTGGATCGTCTTTATAACCCTTTGCGCCGGCTTGTCAATTCCTCTACCGCCCTTACCCAGGCAACCGCTTCGTTGGAGCGAGTTGTGGAGTTCATGAATGAACCGTATGACATCACAGATCAGCCGTCGGCAAAGCCTTTGCAAGTCCGCGGCGGTGAAATCCGCTTTCACGATGTTTCGTTCCGCTACCACGACAACGGCGATTGGGCGCTCGAACATGTGGATTTGACTATTCCAGCCGGCAGGACTACAGCCATCGTGGGCATGAGCGGCGGCGGCAAATCCTCGCTGGTCGGGCTGATCCCCCGCTTTTTCGACATCCAGAAAGGAAAAATCGCCTTCGACGGACAAGACATTCGCACTGTGACGCAACAAAGCCTGCGTCAACAGATCGGCATGGTGCTGCAGGACAATATCCTGTTCAGCGGCTCCGTGAAGGAAAACATTCTGCTGGGCCGGCCGGAAGCAACAGACGAGGAAGTCATCGCAGCAGCACAGGCCGCAAACGCCCACCATTTCATTGAACAGCTGCCGCACGGGTATGACACGGAAATCGGGGAGCGCGGTGTGAAGCTGTCTGGCGGACAAAAGCAGCGCATTGCCATCGCCCGCGTATTTCTGAAGAACCCTGCTGTGCTGATCCTGGATGAGGCTACATCCGCGCTTGATCTTGAATCCGAATCGCTTATCCAGCATGCGCTCGCCGAGCTGGCGCAGGACCGCACCACGCTTATTGTGGCGCACCGGCTGTCAACCATCACCCATGCGGATCAAATCGTCGTCATGGAGCACGGACGCATCGTGGAGAAGGGACGCCATGAACAATTGATGCGCAGCAATGGGGCATATGCAAAGTTGTACAACATTCAGAAGCTGGAGCAGCACAAACCGCTTCCGACAACCTGA